One part of the Rutidosis leptorrhynchoides isolate AG116_Rl617_1_P2 chromosome 1, CSIRO_AGI_Rlap_v1, whole genome shotgun sequence genome encodes these proteins:
- the LOC139872317 gene encoding GRF1-interacting factor 3-like — translation MKQTMMPNQMMMSASYPPTNITTDQIQKFLDENKQLILAIMNNQNLGKLAECAQYQALLQKNLMYLAAIADAQPPTPTPTTTISSQMGSLPHPSIPQQGGYYMPQGAIMGQPPSGFPQQMSAMQFHSPQPQMGVRPGGPSGGPPTSGAKDGHGGAAGGSEEVK, via the exons ATGAAGCAGACGATGATGCCCAATCAAATGATGATGTCAGCTTCATATCCTCCGACAAATATCACCACTGACCAGATCCAAAAG TTTCTCGACGAGAACAAGCAATTAATTTTAGCAATAATGAACAACCAAAACCTTGGAAAGCTTGCCGAATGTGCCCA GTACCAAGCTCTCCTTCAAAAGAATTTGATGTATTTAGCAGCCATTGCTGATGCTCAACCACCAACGCCTACACCAACAACGACCATCTCATCTCAG ATGGGTTCGCTCCCACATCCGAGCATCCCACAACAAGGAGGATATTATATGCCGCAGGGTGCTATCATGGGCCAACCACCATCTGGGTTTCCCCAACAGATGTCAGCCATGCAGTTTCATAGCCCGCAACCTCAGATGGGTGTTAGGCCCGGTGGGCCAAGCGGGGGCCCGCCAACCTCAGGCGCTAAAGATGGCCATGGAGGTGCAGCTGGCGGATCAGAAGAAGTAAAGTAA